From Kingella potus, a single genomic window includes:
- the ppsR gene encoding posphoenolpyruvate synthetase regulatory kinase/phosphorylase PpsR has translation MSRRAAFFISDRTGITSESMGEALLDQFQDIKFKRSTYPFVDTPEKARAMVQIIETSARQTELRPLVFSSIINEEIRAIIRSSPGLHLSFFDAFLGVLENELGTKARHEAGRTHGIADSARYEARMDAVNFTLNHDDGVSDKNLNDADVILMGVSRSGKTPTCLYLALQYGIRAANYPLTPDDLDKPDLPPMVKPYRSKIYGLTIQPERLADIREERRPNSNYASLATCKQEVADAQAMFRRFDIPHTNTTHKSVEELAASIIQACGLKRRF, from the coding sequence ATGTCGCGCCGAGCCGCATTTTTCATTTCCGACCGCACCGGCATTACCTCCGAAAGCATGGGCGAAGCCCTGCTCGACCAGTTTCAGGACATCAAATTCAAGCGTTCCACCTATCCCTTTGTGGACACGCCGGAAAAAGCCCGGGCAATGGTGCAGATTATCGAAACCTCCGCCCGGCAGACCGAGCTGCGCCCGCTGGTGTTTTCCAGCATTATCAACGAAGAAATCCGCGCCATCATCCGCAGCAGCCCCGGCCTGCACCTGAGCTTTTTCGATGCCTTTCTCGGCGTGCTCGAAAACGAATTGGGCACCAAAGCCCGCCATGAGGCCGGACGCACCCACGGCATTGCCGACAGCGCGCGCTACGAAGCCCGTATGGACGCGGTAAACTTTACCCTCAACCACGACGACGGCGTAAGCGACAAAAACCTGAACGATGCCGATGTGATTCTGATGGGCGTGTCGCGCAGCGGTAAAACCCCCACCTGCCTGTATCTCGCCCTGCAATACGGCATACGCGCCGCCAACTACCCGCTCACGCCCGACGATTTGGACAAGCCCGACCTGCCGCCGATGGTCAAGCCCTACCGCAGCAAAATCTACGGCCTCACCATCCAGCCCGAGCGGCTGGCCGACATCCGCGAAGAACGCCGCCCCAATTCCAACTATGCCAGCCTCGCCACCTGCAAGCAGGAAGTGGCCGACGCGCAGGCCATGTTCCGCCGCTTCGACATTCCCCACACCAACACCACCCACAAATCCGTCGAAGAACTCGCCGCCAGCATCATCCAGGCCTGCGGGCTGAAACGGCGGTTTTGA